The proteins below are encoded in one region of Aphanothece sacrum FPU1:
- a CDS encoding TVP38/TMEM64 family protein has product MKTKWPTPTKLNQPTKKTNIIRSFPVFKNLKLWLILSFILVVIICIFSPINIIFDQQFILTILQKYPSYSVIFFIFGYIILTVIGIPGTVLTIAGGILFGIFWGTFWSVIGASLGALGAFLTARYLLRDYVQKKFGHHQLLANFQQAVLRQPIKFVLAVRFAPISPFNVVNFLFGLTPINWLTYTLGTFVGIIPGTLVYTWLGVSGTNAVQGSDRLSFFVALGFLCLLSILPMIARQNQPKSSS; this is encoded by the coding sequence GTGAAAACTAAATGGCCTACTCCTACTAAACTGAATCAACCTACTAAAAAAACAAATATTATCAGAAGTTTTCCCGTTTTTAAAAACTTAAAACTTTGGTTGATTTTAAGCTTTATTTTAGTTGTTATTATCTGTATTTTTAGTCCAATTAACATTATCTTTGATCAACAATTTATCCTGACAATTCTGCAAAAATATCCTTCTTATAGTGTCATTTTCTTTATTTTTGGCTATATCATTTTAACAGTTATTGGTATTCCTGGTACTGTTTTAACAATTGCTGGTGGTATCCTATTTGGTATCTTTTGGGGAACATTTTGGTCAGTAATTGGAGCTAGTTTAGGAGCATTAGGAGCATTTTTAACCGCCCGTTATTTATTACGGGATTATGTGCAGAAAAAATTTGGTCATCATCAACTATTAGCTAACTTTCAGCAAGCTGTATTACGCCAACCTATAAAGTTTGTTTTAGCCGTTAGATTTGCTCCTATTTCTCCGTTTAATGTTGTTAATTTCCTCTTTGGATTAACTCCTATTAATTGGTTAACCTATACTTTAGGGACTTTTGTCGGAATTATTCCAGGAACTTTAGTTTATACTTGGTTAGGAGTCAGTGGAACTAATGCTGTACAAGGAAGCGATCGCTTATCATTTTTTGTCGCATTAGGATTTCTTTGTTTACTTTCTATTCTGCCGATGATTGCTCGTCAAAATCAACCTAAATCATCATCATAA
- a CDS encoding GUN4 domain-containing protein, with the protein MSEPLPEIDNNTQWTEILGQLQSLNNRVTYLEEKLKLVSDLDRYGKLQSLLMAGKFKEADLETTVVILDAVNKSRDDLTPDDMTKFPCNILKVIDRLWQDYSDNRFGFSKQLTIYQEVGGSLDTLRAQNTQVLEKYGDQVGWRKEGKWQGNNYDNWDFSLSAPVGCFPAIWWKSPYGFKMATFCFIRLINCDIS; encoded by the coding sequence ATGTCTGAACCCTTACCCGAAATCGATAATAACACTCAATGGACAGAAATTCTCGGTCAATTACAATCTCTGAATAACCGTGTGACTTATTTAGAAGAAAAGCTGAAACTCGTATCTGATTTGGATCGATATGGTAAATTACAAAGTTTATTAATGGCAGGAAAATTTAAGGAAGCAGATCTAGAAACTACTGTTGTTATTCTCGATGCAGTGAACAAAAGTCGAGATGATTTAACCCCAGATGATATGACAAAATTTCCTTGTAATATTTTAAAAGTAATTGATCGTCTTTGGCAAGATTATAGTGATAATCGCTTTGGTTTTAGTAAACAATTAACCATTTATCAAGAAGTAGGTGGTAGTCTAGATACTCTCAGGGCGCAAAATACTCAGGTTCTAGAAAAATATGGCGATCAGGTTGGTTGGCGAAAAGAGGGAAAATGGCAAGGTAATAACTATGATAACTGGGATTTTAGCTTATCCGCTCCGGTGGGTTGTTTTCCTGCGATTTGGTGGAAGTCTCCCTATGGTTTTAAGATGGCAACTTTTTGTTTTATCAGATTGATTAATTGTGACATATCTTAA
- the arsS gene encoding arsenosugar biosynthesis radical SAM (seleno)protein ArsS (Some members of this family are selenoproteins.) — MITPNILSITPFSKKLTKTLNKQKITVLQINLGKKCNLACNHCHVEAGPKRTEELSPEVCQQLIEIINRFPQLETVDLTGGAPEMNYGFRPLVEAAKAAGKDVIVRSNLTIYFESGFEDLPEYFTTNKLHIIASLPCYLEDNVNQQRGVGVYDKSIKALQILNQLGYGTNLNLQLDLVYNPPVPRHNKFSLTPNQAQLEQDYKTFLKQQFNIVFNNLFTILNIPVGRTKNYLQTQHLYIPYLKFLESNYNEQTVNNLMCRNELSIDYNGNIYDCDFNQMENLQAIDFQGEKLTIKHLLEANSLDLIEQVKTASYCYGCTAGSGSSCGGSLL, encoded by the coding sequence ATGATCACTCCCAATATTTTATCTATTACACCCTTTAGTAAAAAGCTAACTAAAACTTTAAATAAACAAAAAATAACGGTTTTACAAATTAATTTAGGTAAAAAATGTAACTTAGCTTGTAACCATTGTCATGTAGAAGCAGGGCCAAAACGAACTGAGGAATTATCCCCCGAAGTTTGTCAACAATTAATCGAAATTATCAACCGTTTTCCTCAATTAGAAACCGTTGATTTAACGGGAGGCGCACCCGAAATGAATTACGGATTTCGTCCCCTAGTAGAAGCAGCTAAAGCAGCAGGTAAAGATGTCATTGTTAGATCTAATTTAACCATCTATTTTGAATCTGGATTTGAAGATTTACCAGAATATTTTACTACAAATAAATTACATATTATTGCTTCTTTACCTTGCTATTTAGAGGATAATGTAAATCAACAAAGAGGAGTAGGTGTTTATGACAAATCTATTAAAGCTTTACAAATTTTAAATCAATTAGGCTATGGTACAAATCTTAACTTACAACTCGATTTAGTTTATAATCCTCCTGTACCAAGACATAATAAATTCTCCTTAACTCCGAATCAAGCACAATTAGAACAAGATTATAAAACCTTTCTGAAACAACAATTTAATATTGTTTTTAATAATCTTTTTACTATTCTTAATATTCCTGTTGGCAGGACTAAAAATTATTTACAAACTCAACACTTATATATTCCTTATCTTAAGTTTTTGGAATCCAATTATAATGAACAAACAGTTAATAATTTAATGTGTCGCAATGAACTATCAATTGATTATAATGGTAATATCTATGATTGTGATTTTAATCAAATGGAAAATTTACAAGCTATAGATTTTCAAGGAGAAAAATTAACTATTAAACACCTTTTAGAAGCCAATAGTCTAGATTTAATTGAACAAGTAAAAACTGCATCCTATTGCTACGGATGTACAGCCGGAAGTGGTTCAAGTTGCGGAGGTTCACTGTTATAA
- a CDS encoding alpha/beta hydrolase, whose product MRFLSLIIATFFTVLTAFPILAAEQVYLIYGGLNLSVRISSLEKFAQTGIVDKNLEFYFNIGGLNESEKNKFREALFQPHKINPVQLSRFLKTQIGEEILTNFGKFMKIQGGRNGKYALRGALVQAAFEPEGLTLINVLRKLPTNLQIDLEQTFALSDAIKIVVKATQLFSVEIAQLSTIEAKKEKPVNFSNLRDLRQPGTLGIAPKKRWLLTDKNRNRRFYVDLYKPKKWRQEKTPVIIMSHGLASRPEDFYKHAEYLTSYGYVVVIPQHPGSDYQKIQDLLGGYTGEIFDINEFKDRPQDISYVIDELERRNQTEFKGKLDLKNVGVLGHSLGGYTALALAGATLHFENLERECNKKFSYLNLSLLLQCRALKLEKKSYNFRDERVKAIFAANPVNSSIFGSQGLSQIKIPVFIGAGNYDAATPAIFEQIRSFPWLRTPDKYLLLVEGQAHLDFSNLDAGMTNIIESISNLTLPNPELLYQYSNALMLAFFENYISKNSDYRPYLQASYTTYLSQKEPFKAYLISQYSSEALSQLIQKFIAENYSIQP is encoded by the coding sequence ATGCGGTTTCTTTCCTTAATTATTGCTACCTTTTTCACGGTTTTAACTGCTTTTCCTATTCTGGCAGCAGAACAAGTATATTTAATCTATGGCGGCTTAAATTTATCTGTCAGAATTAGTTCTTTAGAAAAATTTGCTCAAACAGGAATTGTTGACAAAAATCTAGAATTTTATTTTAATATAGGTGGGCTTAATGAATCTGAAAAAAATAAGTTTAGAGAAGCTTTATTTCAACCTCATAAAATTAATCCTGTACAATTATCCCGATTTCTAAAGACACAAATCGGGGAAGAAATTCTAACTAATTTCGGTAAATTTATGAAAATTCAAGGAGGAAGAAATGGAAAATATGCGTTAAGAGGAGCTTTAGTACAAGCTGCATTTGAACCAGAAGGTTTAACCCTAATTAATGTTTTGCGTAAACTACCAACCAATCTACAAATAGACTTAGAACAAACCTTCGCTTTATCTGACGCTATAAAAATTGTTGTTAAAGCTACTCAATTATTTTCTGTTGAAATTGCTCAATTGTCAACAATAGAAGCCAAAAAAGAAAAACCTGTTAATTTTTCTAATTTACGTGATTTACGGCAACCAGGTACTTTAGGAATCGCTCCTAAAAAAAGATGGTTATTAACTGATAAAAATCGTAACCGTCGCTTTTATGTTGATCTTTATAAACCTAAAAAATGGAGACAAGAAAAAACACCTGTAATTATTATGTCTCATGGTTTAGCATCTCGTCCTGAAGATTTTTATAAACACGCAGAATATCTAACTTCTTATGGTTATGTTGTTGTTATTCCTCAACATCCTGGTAGTGATTATCAAAAAATTCAAGACCTTTTAGGTGGGTATACTGGGGAGATTTTTGATATTAATGAATTTAAGGATCGTCCTCAAGATATTAGTTATGTTATTGATGAATTAGAACGACGAAATCAAACAGAATTTAAAGGTAAACTTGATCTGAAAAATGTAGGAGTATTAGGTCATTCTTTAGGGGGTTATACCGCTTTAGCGTTAGCTGGTGCTACCCTTCATTTTGAAAATTTAGAACGAGAATGTAACAAAAAATTTAGTTATCTAAATCTATCCTTATTGCTTCAATGTCGAGCTTTAAAATTAGAAAAAAAATCTTATAATTTTAGAGATGAACGAGTCAAAGCAATTTTTGCAGCGAATCCAGTTAATAGTAGTATTTTTGGTTCTCAAGGTTTAAGTCAGATTAAAATTCCTGTTTTTATTGGAGCAGGAAATTATGATGCTGCTACTCCTGCTATTTTTGAACAAATTCGTTCTTTTCCTTGGTTAAGAACACCTGATAAATATTTATTATTAGTAGAAGGACAAGCTCACCTTGATTTTTCTAACTTAGATGCAGGAATGACTAATATAATTGAATCTATCTCTAATCTTACTCTTCCTAATCCTGAATTACTTTATCAATATAGTAATGCTTTAATGTTAGCTTTTTTTGAAAATTATATTAGTAAAAATTCCGATTATCGTCCTTATCTTCAAGCATCTTATACTACATATTTGAGTCAAAAAGAACCATTTAAAGCTTATCTTATTAGTCAATACTCTTCGGAAGCTTTAAGTCAATTAATTCAAAAGTTTATTGCTGAAAATTATTCAATTCAACCCTAA
- a CDS encoding TVP38/TMEM64 family protein: MSKKSVKFIIIALLLVALFILANKLGISQVINQTLQTVLQWIDSLGTLGYIVFILIYILATVCLISGAVLTLGAGVIFSVVKGSILVSIASTLAATVAFIIGRYFARGWVSQKIQQYPKFTNIDEEVAKEGWKIVGLTRLSPVFPFVFLNYAFSITKVSLKDYILASWIGMMPGTIMYVYLGSLIGNIATIGAGVREKTTLEWGLYIVGLMATVAVSIYITKIAKKALDSQIKENPTEKKEPVES, encoded by the coding sequence ATGTCAAAAAAATCCGTCAAATTTATCATAATTGCCTTATTATTAGTAGCCTTATTTATCCTCGCTAATAAATTAGGAATTAGTCAAGTAATTAACCAAACATTACAAACTGTTCTCCAATGGATAGATAGTTTAGGAACTTTAGGATATATTGTCTTTATTCTCATCTATATTTTAGCCACTGTATGTTTAATTTCAGGGGCAGTTTTAACTCTCGGTGCAGGCGTTATTTTTAGTGTAGTAAAAGGCTCAATTTTAGTCTCCATTGCCTCAACTTTAGCTGCAACTGTTGCCTTTATCATTGGAAGATATTTTGCTAGAGGATGGGTATCTCAAAAAATTCAACAATACCCTAAATTTACAAATATTGATGAGGAAGTAGCTAAAGAAGGTTGGAAAATTGTGGGATTAACTCGTTTATCTCCTGTCTTTCCTTTTGTCTTTTTGAATTATGCTTTTAGTATCACAAAAGTGTCTTTAAAAGACTATATATTAGCCTCTTGGATAGGTATGATGCCAGGAACTATAATGTATGTTTATCTAGGTTCTTTAATTGGTAATATTGCCACAATAGGGGCAGGAGTAAGAGAAAAAACAACCCTCGAATGGGGATTATATATTGTTGGTTTAATGGCTACAGTTGCTGTTAGTATTTATATAACAAAAATTGCTAAGAAGGCTTTAGATAGTCAAATTAAAGAAAACCCTACTGAAAAAAAAGAACCCGTTGAATCGTGA
- a CDS encoding methyltransferase domain-containing protein has translation MANSQSSVNSSSIANYNIEQTVLERYQAGAKVQQPSLCCPTDYDGNYLTILPQEIVEKDYGCGDPTRYVSEGETVLDLGSGTGKNCYILAQKVGATGQIIGVDFNDEMLKIARKYQQDIADKIGYYNTKFVKGKIQDLTLDLDLVETWLKEYPVNSIERLSQLETECDRLRQQSPLIADNSIDVVISNCVLNLVRPQDKGLLFKELYRVLKRGGRAVISDIVCDEDPTPTIINDPDLWSGCIAGAFREDQFIKMFENAGFYGIEILKREETPWQVIDGIEFRSVTIRAYKGKDGPCLERKQSIIYKGPWKQVQDDDGHIFCRGERMAVCDKTYQILTRCDSPYQTHIIPVPPYQEIPLEQATEFSCKNKAIRHPKETKGLDYKLTVTTQDIDCCSPGECC, from the coding sequence ATGGCTAATTCTCAATCATCAGTTAATTCCTCTTCAATCGCTAATTATAATATTGAACAAACTGTTCTTGAACGTTATCAAGCGGGGGCAAAAGTACAACAACCTAGCTTATGTTGTCCTACTGATTATGATGGCAATTATTTAACAATTTTACCCCAAGAAATTGTAGAAAAAGACTATGGTTGTGGTGATCCCACTCGTTATGTTTCTGAAGGAGAAACGGTTCTAGATTTGGGATCAGGTACGGGTAAAAATTGTTATATTTTAGCACAAAAAGTTGGGGCAACTGGACAAATCATTGGGGTAGATTTTAATGATGAAATGTTAAAAATTGCCCGTAAATATCAACAAGACATTGCTGACAAAATTGGCTACTATAATACTAAATTTGTCAAGGGAAAAATTCAAGATTTAACCTTAGATTTAGATCTGGTAGAGACTTGGTTAAAAGAATACCCAGTTAACTCTATTGAGCGGTTAAGTCAGTTGGAAACTGAATGTGATCGTCTACGTCAACAGTCCCCTTTAATTGCAGATAATAGCATTGATGTGGTCATTTCTAATTGTGTTTTAAATTTAGTGCGTCCCCAAGACAAGGGGCTGTTATTTAAAGAACTTTATCGAGTCTTAAAACGAGGGGGAAGGGCGGTTATTTCTGATATTGTTTGTGATGAAGATCCGACACCTACTATTATCAATGATCCGGATTTATGGAGTGGCTGTATTGCAGGAGCATTTCGGGAAGATCAGTTCATAAAAATGTTTGAAAATGCTGGATTTTATGGCATTGAAATACTCAAAAGAGAAGAAACTCCTTGGCAAGTTATTGATGGAATTGAGTTTCGTTCCGTAACTATTCGTGCATATAAAGGGAAAGATGGCCCCTGTTTAGAAAGAAAACAATCTATCATTTATAAAGGCCCTTGGAAACAAGTTCAAGATGATGATGGACATATCTTTTGTCGAGGGGAAAGAATGGCTGTTTGTGATAAAACTTACCAAATTTTAACCCGTTGTGATAGTCCCTATCAAACACATATTATTCCTGTTCCTCCTTATCAAGAAATTCCTCTAGAACAAGCAACAGAATTTAGCTGTAAAAATAAAGCAATTCGTCATCCTAAAGAGACTAAAGGATTAGACTATAAGTTAACAGTTACAACTCAAGATATAGACTGTTGTAGTCCTGGTGAATGTTGTTAA
- a CDS encoding Hpt domain-containing protein codes for MDQQKILGYFIEEAKEHLETLEKGLLELSSVVKDQERLNEMFRAAHSIKGGAAMLGYGSIQKIAHRLEDAFKILRENAVPVDQKLESLFLKGYDVLHDLVEKLQSRVGLKADEADVIVKDAAPFFVELQAYLNQIVTQDPPHLTTVTDLDIPSQVRSLLKEMLTLFKGEATLQSRRSLQKLCSQLAQLAPKEKGWQTLTKTASEAIGNPQHSYRTLATVIIQELKQGVDYIELGKSEKISTSQELQQLATSQLPHILISLDPQAIANVLHQIFNQQQISQLMQCLNTQS; via the coding sequence TTGGATCAGCAAAAAATACTCGGTTATTTCATTGAAGAAGCAAAAGAACACTTAGAAACTCTAGAAAAAGGGCTTTTAGAACTATCTTCTGTGGTCAAAGATCAAGAAAGACTCAATGAAATGTTTCGCGCGGCCCATTCTATCAAAGGAGGGGCAGCCATGTTAGGATATGGCAGTATTCAAAAGATTGCTCACCGTTTAGAAGATGCGTTTAAAATTCTGCGGGAAAATGCAGTTCCAGTGGATCAAAAATTAGAATCTCTCTTTTTAAAAGGGTACGATGTTCTACACGATTTAGTAGAAAAGTTACAAAGTCGTGTTGGACTCAAAGCTGATGAAGCAGACGTTATCGTCAAAGATGCGGCCCCTTTCTTTGTAGAATTACAAGCCTATCTTAATCAAATTGTTACCCAAGATCCTCCGCATTTAACTACTGTAACCGACTTAGATATCCCTAGTCAAGTTCGTAGTTTACTCAAGGAAATGTTAACTTTATTTAAAGGAGAAGCCACTTTACAAAGTCGTCGTAGTCTTCAGAAATTGTGTAGTCAATTAGCCCAATTAGCCCCCAAAGAAAAAGGCTGGCAAACTTTAACTAAAACCGCATCTGAAGCTATAGGGAATCCTCAACATTCCTATCGTACTTTAGCCACTGTAATTATTCAAGAACTTAAGCAAGGAGTCGATTATATAGAATTAGGAAAATCTGAAAAAATTAGCACCAGTCAAGAGTTACAACAATTAGCCACTAGCCAACTTCCTCATATTCTTATCAGTTTAGATCCCCAAGCAATTGCTAATGTATTACATCAAATTTTCAATCAACAACAAATCTCTCAATTAATGCAATGTTTAAACACCCAATCCTGA